gagaagcccgGGTGTCTGAAGGTAGAGTACACCATCATACTGCATGAATTGGATCTGGCCTAGGCGGAGGAGTTTTGTGTCTGTCGTTTGATAGCCGGCTGATGTAGCTGCTGTCATGTCGATGGGTAGGAGCCATATGTCATATTTCAGACTTGCGGCCCGAAGTAGAGACAGAGCCATGGCGACGGGCTTTGAGGGGTTCATTATGTCCCAGTCTGAAGGGTACATAAAGAGGTGGTCTTGTATAGCACTTCCGTTCGTAGAGAGTTGTTTAAAGAACAGAATAGCAGAGCAAATGTCGGAGGGGTCTGGGTCGGATAAGAGCTGGAGGTAAGCATAGTTACCCTCTGCCCCTGGACTGGTTTCCGTTTCAACCTTGGGCAGCTCATCTTGTAGTTGCGTCCCGGTGTTTGAGTTTGATAGAGGATCTTGACTTCTTTTGTTGATTTGCCCCGCCGAGGCATGACGCTCTGGCGGTCGAATAACATGCTGGATAGTCCGAAcagattgttgttgtagtGCGTAGCCAGAAAGAAATAGTAAGAATGTAAAAATTGAAACCACTCCTGTCGATACAATGACAGAAACTGTGGAATGTGTCAAGAGCACCATGGCTACTCGTTGCGCTAGTATGGTACACGCATATGGCAAGGCCTGGTTGCTTCGGTTGGTTGCGTAACCCAACAATATccaaaaataataataataataaggtCCAAAAAACTGAAGAACAATAATGATAATGGCAATACTGAGATGCAGAAGCGGGCAAGGAATCAATGATGATCAAATGATGCATATACTGGGGTCGAGTGAGATCGAGGCCTAATTGTTGATGAGATCTGGTTGTCGGTGCGACTATCGATAAGAAATGTCTTGGCATTTAGATCGTACACGTGACCTCTTTTTCTTGAGCTCTTTCCAGCGCCGACCTTTCTTAACCTCGTTCAAGTTTTGACTCGCGCCCGCCCATCTCAGGCGCCAACAAATAATTCGCCATGGCTTCACACCGCGCAGATGCTAGCACGCTCCTCGACAACCGGGGTTACACCGGTCCCCTTGTGCGCGGCCTCAATCCCGCAATGCTCTTCGAGAAGGCTGTTCGTGACCGAATAACAGAGTCCTACTATTGGAAAGAACAGTGCTTCGGTTTGAACGCCGCAACTCTCTGCGACCGGGCAATTGAACTATCCTTTATTGGCGGTACGTACGGAGTTTCCGAGAAAGCTTCGCCCTTCCTTTGCCTCGCCTTCAAGCTTCTCCAAGTCAACCCAGACCGCGATATCATCATGGAGTATCTGAATTTCAGTGACCCTGAACTCGAGTCAGTAGGGGGAGATGCGGATACATCAGCTGAGGAACGAGCACGAAACAGCGTGGTCAAACATCGCGGTGACTTCAAGTATCTCCGAGCACTTGCGGCGTTCTACGTACGATTAACTTGGGAGCCGGTCGAGATATACAAGACACTGGagccgcttcttctcgatTATCGGAAACTGAAGAGACGGGTCCGTGACTCGTTCGTTCTAACGTACATGGATCAGTTTGTTGACGACCTGTTGACAAAGGATCGTATGTGTGGTACCAGTCTATGGAAATTGCCATCCAGGCAGCAATTggaagatctggatctgTTGGATGAACGCGAAAGTCCGCTGGTCGACGAATTAGAAAAAATGGACCGAAGCGATGACGAAAATGGGCATAAAAGTGATACCCGCTCTGACGATGATTGAAGACGGCCCATCGCCTTTTGAGCTCGGTTTTTACGGTTACGAGCAATATTCGGGTAATAAGGGCCTCCCAATGTGGAGATCGCATCTTTGCCAGCTCTATCTAACGGTCAAACTGTGTGGGTGAACTGCCCATAAGCAGAGACACCCGCGGAACGACTAAATCGCACATTTGGACTGTGGGAATATTACTTCAATTACTGGACTCCATCGGGTGCATGGCGTTACTACGCAATACAGCGCCCCACCGGGTCCAGGCATCAGGAACCATCAGCGCGCCCTACGTCGTTAAGTAATGACTGGGACTGAGTGAAATTTATGGTCACCATTTATGCGAACGGTTGTTCGGTATCTGTTAATCATTCGAACTCTCAATGATGGAAACACCCACCGGATATGAAACCACATACACACAATAATAATTCTTGTACAAGATTTGCTCAACATGAATGATTGCTTTCTTTAAAACCCTTGCTGGCGATGCCACTTCTCCTGCCAATTCTTGAACCATGGACTGTCCTCTAATGTAGCCACCTCCCAGCCTTTAGGAGCAAGACTATTCTCCTCTTGCTCTCGAGCCCATTCTTCAAACTTTTTAAGGACCACATGCTCTACATGCCATGTGGCCTTATATTGGAGCAGattttcctttccctccttcatAATCTTCGCCACCAGCGCTGGAATACAAGGTTCGTCGCGGAATTCCGTTACTGGTGTGAACAGTGCTTTGAAGTTGAAAATAATGGCGCCcgaaagaggaagacgacgaagagtCTGCCAGTCGACTCGCAGATGGCAATCCTCCAGCCGAAGATTGGGGTCTTGGAACGTCCGAAGCTTCTCATGAGGATCACCAGGGGGCATGTACAATGGTTCTCCGATCTCGAGGCCCCAGGATCCTCGTTGGATAGGCTTATCAACCGGCATCTTCGTGAAGAAACTACACAGGCATTAGAATGTTCTTTACCCCAGTACCTGGATTCAACCTACCGATCCATAGagagcttcatcttctctttgTAGTCTGGAATAGGATCATGAATCTGATGGAGCTGAAGCCCAATTTTGCTCCCAACGTTCCATCCCAGTGCGGAGCAGATCACACCTGCGCGCAAGAAATAGTTCCCAGTCTTGTCATCGCGCAACATAATACCAAAGTCCTCAGGGACATTGTCCATGATTATATCCAACGGAGGCTTCGACCTAACATCCTGCTCCGTGCCGAGGATCTTGTTCTTGAAAATCCGCTTGTCAACCAACGAGAAATACTGGGGATACCTTGCGCAGAGAAACTGCAAAACCATTTCCATGAGCTCTTTGCACGCCAATTCCGATCCTGGAAGTGACCCCAGAACGCTCTTGCCGTGTTTCGCAAACAGCTCCTTACGCTGAGCGATTCGTTTTCTGTACGTattctcaacctcaatccaCCAGTTAGGCTCCAGCTTCGTCAGTGCTACAATGCAGCGCGGTCAGTCAGCTTTGGCCATCTTGCGAAACATCAATTTGCATTCATACGACCCGTGCTCACCCCCGCAATTACTTCCTCGGTCAAAGATTGAAACTTGGTCGGTGAAACATACACATGGTCTGATGATAACTCCACCTAAATGGCCGATATGGCCTAGGCCGCGCCCTCTCAATGTCAAATTTATCATACGCCTCGGGCAATGGTACGTCACTAAGTGCCGCATAGTCAGGAAAGTCGCCCAGGGCTTTGACATCGGCAACCGAGAATCCAGTCGGCGTGTAgcgctcctcctcgcagTCGCGGTAATCCTCTATCATGGGCAGGATGCGCTGTCGGACTTCGTCCTCGGGGACTTCTTTGTACGGTAGGCCTATTGATGCAAGGGCATGACGACGTTGCGGCGGCAGGACATCTACGGGGGTTGCGGGTGTCTTTTGCTGCGagggcttctttttctctggTGAGATTGAGCGCGGTGGGGTGTGGCTTGTTGATGCCCTGCGGTTGCGTATTCCGTGGATCGTGGGTATTCCGGtgctggagatgaggaggcaTAGAGCTGCAAGGGCGACGAGTGCTACTCCTGCCCACCACGGTTTATCTTGGGTGCTCAGCACATCCATGCTGGTAACAGATCATACGAGTGGGAGCTGCACAAAACAGAAGGAAAGGTGAAAGACAAATTAGTAGGCCATGGACAAACAAAGGTAGCCAAACCATAAGAGGAGAAATAACTCAGACGaattccttttttcttctctcatGTATTCATTCCAAGTGATATTACTCTCCTTTTATCTATCAATCCCTCCACTCCCAGCCCTCAGATCATTCCCCCTTTTCAGCAGCAGGCACGCTTCGACAATCCCCGTAGAGAACCATAGTCCATCCTACTATTAGATATCTAACTTACCCCGGACCCGGTCAACagaaggggaaaagagaCGAGGTGGCGAGGACGAGCGAGAGGGGAAGCCATGGACAGGCTGGGGATGTCCATTTCCCGTTTGGGTAAAAATGTCCCGGGAGCCCTACTTGGTAGGGCCGAGCTTCTTTCTGGGGTTACTTAGTAAGAAGGTTCCTTATCATGGGGCGAGATAGGAATAATATCTTGCGTTTTATTGCTTGATAGAGCTTGTATCAGCGGGGGATGGATACGGTAACCTTGGGGTCACTACTTTCGTGTTTCTCTATTGCGCATCTCCGTAGGTGGTCCTCATCTATTGCACACCACAAAACCCACTTATCAGGTCAAGTAGAATAACATAGGCAAAGCACTTACTGCATACATATACATCTCTCCCCTAAACCGGCCAATGCCTCGATTGCGATCATTGCCATCCTGCGACCAGGCGTATGTATATAAACAACGGAGCGGCCGCGAATATGGTCGTGGGCTATATGCATGCGAATGCCACCAGGCTATGATTGAAcatgaaggcgaagaaaaccAAAATTCCAACATCAAAAACATGTGCGTTATATATCCTGGGAACTGTGCAAAAAGCAACTTGTTGTTTTTACCAATCGCATGTCAAGTCTCTTAGGAGGATATTAATCGGAAAGCTTCTTCGAGATCCATATATAAACGGACATAAGAGTAAGTGCCCAGCGTATCAGATTACAATGGCCTTCTATCGTGATCAAGTGGTTCTCATTATTACCAGTAGTGATAATTGCGCTTTTAAAATGTGCAATGGGGCCAGGCCGATTGTGCAGTGGTAGGAGTAAATCAAGTTCAAAATGCTTCCATTATGTTGGTAATACACTAATCGAGACACGCCGAGGAGAGATGATGTTAAAGAACTATCCCTCTCCCCTAGATCAATAACAGTTTGTGACAAATGGGTATCATAACACCGCTGTTTCGCCGTGCAAAAAATTCGAGTAAAGATAGGGAAATTCGATGCATGATTTAAATTTTCGACAATTAGTCGGGGTTCGTAAGCTAATGCGAAGTCAGTGCATGCGTaaatcaacaagaacccGAACGACTTACCCGGAGAACCGGCCGAGAATAATCTTCGTTATCCTGAAGCGAGACATCGCTGGCGCGACGACCGTTTGGATATAGTACCGCGCCTGTGTTCAAACGGTTATCCGTGAAGGTTGGCATGCGCTGGGGTGCACTTGATGACCCATTGGATAGGGTGTGACTGTGATTGTCCGCGAAGACCCCCTTGCCGCCGGCAAAGCTCATCCCGGAGCCTTTGCTCTGCCTACCGTCTATCGAGTCGTTCTGGTAGCCGGCATCCTGCCTATCACGCCGGCGCTTGACGAGGAACAGGATAATGGCAGCCACAATCAGGGCAATACCACCGACAACACCGATGACAATGCCGGCAATAGCTCCACTACTGACGCCGGATCCGCCACCATCGCTTTTCGAATCATTGGCGGTATCTGCTGCGGATGTTGAGCCGGAATCTCCGACTGTTACTGTTGTTACTTGGCCGCCATGGGTCTCAACTACGCTCGAGTGGGACGTACTTGTGGAGCTCTCGTCGGAGGTCGAAGACTTCACGGAGTTAGTAAACCAAACCAGACACTACAAGAGAATCTGGAGGGATATTGATAGGGTGGGTGTATTTAATGAATAAGACAGAATGTACTTACCGAATCGGTACTTGATGTTGACGACGCGCTCGCGGTCGAAGAGGGGCTGCCCATCTGAACATAGGCGTATAGCCCCTTCGATGCACTACCACACGAGTCGTCCGGGAATCCGGGGCAGCCATCGTCACAATCTGAGGTTTGGacattatcatcatcgttAGGGGCGATATCAGAGCACCAGCAGTTTTTCCCCTGCAAAATGGCAAATGCACTACCACTGCAATGGGTCTGGCAGTTACCATTCGATTGGTAAACGGAAAAGTCTGGACAACAAATTAGACACGAGCTGCTTTTAGCGGAACAAAGAACGACTCACTTGCAGCACCCGAACCCGTGCTATCCGTGGAACAATATGTAAGGTCGCTGGCGCTGTCTGCAGCAGAGATCCAGAGGGTAACCCATGCAAGCACGGCCCCCAGCGGTACAGAGAATAGGTGATACATGGCGGTAAACCGGTAAACTAGTCTCGCAAGAGACACGTTTCAATAGTGTCCCCCGAAGAGCGCTGTGCGTAGAATTTGCTCTCCTCTCCCAGGTGTCGGCCGAGATTCACAACCCCCCAACTACCGTTTAATGACAAACGGTCGGGTTCACAAATTacccagcaacagctccaAGGGTATCGAAAACAAGTAGGTAGGAGATTTGTCTATCGAACGTGTGCGATCCGGATGTGGTTATTATAGTCGATTAAGTTGGGAGTGTCTCGCACTCGAAGGCCCTTTTCCTCTCCAATCGTCAGCAACCGATCGGAACGGTCTGTAACTCGTCAAGCGAACGAACCTGCGAATTCGTCAAGGCTTCCCTAGAGGCTGTTCAAGAATTTGTCCAACTAAAAAGCGGGCGTAATATTCGACATGGGTGAAACGAAAGTCCAAGACACCAGGATTAGGGGAGTGCCTCCAACATGATCCTCCCGGCCAGGAGAAGCGAGAAAACAGCAAAAGCGCCAGGCAGTGCCGGATAGGAGAGAAACGGGAGGTTGAAAACGAAAGAGTATGAGATGGGAACCAGTAAGGGGGGAGAAGGCACTGGGAGGGGAAGGTGAGGAAACAGAGAGGGAGCACCGGAGCAGTGAGACAAGAGACAAGGACAAGAGCCGGGTTTGCGAGCACGGAAGAAGTTGTCGTTGCTGCATACCTCGCTCGTACTAGCCCCGTACACATTGAGTGCGGGCCCGTTTTGTTGTCCCACCGGGCTGGTAATTCTCATTAAAATGCATTGCATCATGGCCTTCCCAAGCCACAGCCGACTGCGGCGTCGGGAGAAAGCTGGGAGTCTACTAGAAGTCTATATACGACATTTGAGCTACCGGTCTCAATTAATGGAGTGAAGAAGCCGTACCAGAGCAACTGAAGATGTTGCCTGCCCATTGTTGATGGTCGGTTAGTAATGGCGCAGTACTACCTAAATTAGCCACATTATTTACAAATACCTCGGATCAGTGCGATCGCGCAAAAATGCGAACCACAAAATTGCGAACCACAGAATCACGCCGGGTGGCACCAATGAGCGCAGAAAACCGGACTTGTTTACTCTTTGACATCTTGAGCCAGGGACTCGACTGAATTTCAAAAATATTTAACAGGGGGGAAATTGGCAAGGTCGGAATAGGGAGCAGCCGGTCCGGAAATAGCACAGGCACAAAATGAATTATTGACCCCAGCATCTTCGCTACGTCACCGCCGCAGCCACGCAAATAATTATCGCCATTTGGGCAGATGAAAGGGATTGTAATATAATAACCGGCAAATAATAACAGCCAGGAACACTTTTTTCACTTCGGATCATGAAATGGCCCTTGATGTCCCTTGGAATGGACGGCCCAAAGAGGAAAGGCAGCGAATACCAGGATTCCACGAAACGAGGATCGACGACTGCAGGCGCCGACGCAATCCTTGGACGTGGAACTGTGGAAGTTGTCAAGACGAAGGCTTCCATGGATGATGGAGCGTTTTGAGATAAGACCATCGTCGCAGATCGTGGTCCTTTAATTGGATGATCTGGCAAACAGATGGCGGATTGATTTGCAGCGGCCGCGAGTATTTTTATTACCAGACTGTGTACACGGTGTATTATTGTAATTAACTCCTGCCCAGTTTGACCACACTCGCCACCGCACAGGACCTCTTCTACAAGTGGAGAGGTGTAACACAAGTGAATGGCTAGGTCATTATGAGGATGTGCAATTTTCATCTGGCTCCCAGAATTTTGATACGCTGCCTATTCTCCGAACTGAGCTTCTGAGTGGTGAACCAGCCCAGCGCTTCCCGTTGCGCTTCCATGGCTGACCGTTCCATGAATCCGGATTCCACGGATATacaagaaaaaagcaagTCGCATTCATGTGTTTACACCACTTTACCCTTCACTGACTCCGCCGAATCTTCTGCCTGACATCCCTCTGTCGATTTTAGATCGCTGTCCATCAGCCGATCTCCCTCAGAAGGATCCAGATCTATCGTTGCCCTATAAAATCAGTCTTTGTCGTTCCTATCGACAGTCTTCAGCCTTGACAACATTGTGCGCCTCAATCTCATGCAGTTAATGCATCCGAAACAGGGCAACGCCCTGGCAACTTTATCCTCGAGCCCTACTTTTGAAACATCATTAAGATTTAGATGGCAGAGATATTCAGGGGCAATAATAACATGACCGCGCCCTCTGCGAATGCCCGGCCTTCGTGGCTTTTGTTGATGTTCCCCGTTGGACGCTGGACTGAATAACCTTGCAGCAATGCGAAACAGTCCATATCATTCACAAGCACATGCAGGATATGCAGCGCTTGGCCAGAAGTATTTTCGATAATACGTCCGTACTTCTAGAGTGGGCTTGTTCTGCCACTCACGAACAACCGCTGCTGTCACGGACTCATGTCTTTGACCAGTCAGATGGTCAGTTGCCTTGACTCAAATCCAACAGAAGCGCCAGAGATGGCCCAGTTCATGTGCTTTGGACCCGGGCTTTGTGGGTTGATAGCCGTGACCCCGCCTTTCACATTCAAAGAAAGAATCAGAGTTCATGTTAGTCCTCGAATTGTATGGTCGACATCTCTGCTTTCCTTTCTCAGGTTGCCAACTTTAATGCACATTGCGAGGGGTAACAAGACTCTGGAAGAACATCAGCAACTGATATCCTGCCACGTACATGGTACGAGGTCAATGGGTTGGCTATCCATACGAATGTCAATCTGCGCACCACACAACCAGCCACTTTTCCCTCCCGTGACATGATATGTGGCTGGAGATGAATTCCGTACGATTACACAACAAACTCTTCGTTGTATTTTGAAAAACCGAAGTTTATCGAGTTTCTCCAAAACTCCCACAGCTGTGGCCCCATCGGGATTAGGAAGAGGTCCTTGTTATTTGCCGACCTCCACTCTTGATTGGGTTATTGCTCGCCTCTTTGCCATCGAGGCATCGTTTGTTTATATCGCCATGTCGTAGAATGGTCTCCCTTGGAACTTCCTTTGCACCTTACTCCGTACAGCTTTAGCCGAGCCGCTCCTTCTCTGTGACGACACGACTACAAAAGCCGGTCGATCAGTATACCACAAATCACAATGACAGTATGACCACCACTTTTTCCACCAAACCAAAATAATGCAAGTACATAAATATAGCACCTCAACAGAAACATCGTCCATGATCCAGTAAAATAGAGGGGGCGTTAATATACAGCCCGCCTCCACCACACACTCAGCGGATGACGAGTGCTGATCCACAGACAAAGGGCCGGAATGGAATGGACTTCATCCCATCGACACTTGTCACGCagtcgagagtcgagactctTTGAGTTTACTGATTACTCGAGAACCCCATGCGCCGCCTCCTTGGACGGCTATTCGGGAATTGCAATTCTAATCGTGTTTATCGGCTGAATTTGAAGGTGCACGCCTCCTCTCTCGGGACGAAACGGCATAAACAACCCAAGTACGGATATTTACTTACCTCCTTTCGAACAGGTCACACACCCCAATCCGTCCATCACCCACCTTCTGATTTTGACGGAATGCATATAAGCCGCTGCGGCACTGCGGCGTTGCAGCTGCCCAAACACCCCTACCGTACTCATTTCGGTATTCCGTCGGTTGATGTTTTAGTAACGGTGCGTGGACCCTAGAATCTCGTCCCTCAGCCACCTTACCCAATACTATTGGAACCACATTCATCGTCTTAAGGCTCAAGGTTGAAATTTTGACCCCATATCCTTCCAGTCCCGGCTCTCACTGAGTCCCGACCGAAACGAGAGAGTCAACGCCCAATGGCACAGCCTGGCTGGCCGCTGAGCTCACCTCTGAGGAATGCCAGTCCCACTCCGATCCGGTCCCGGCCGCTCTGGAATCTGGACTCTGGGATACATACTTCGGTCGGTCTCGGCCTAGATGCCTTTCCTGTAGCTCTCCTGTAGCTCTACTGCAGTCTATAAAGttgctggtgttgttgcgaCCCATTCACC
This genomic interval from Aspergillus puulaauensis MK2 DNA, chromosome 7, nearly complete sequence contains the following:
- a CDS encoding uncharacterized protein (COG:S;~EggNog:ENOG410PTP3;~TransMembrane:1 (o12-32i)) is translated as MVLLTHSTVSVIVSTGVVSIFTFLLFLSGYALQQQSVRTIQHVIRPPERHASAGQINKRSQDPLSNSNTGTQLQDELPKVETETSPGAEGNYAYLQLLSDPDPSDICSAILFFKQLSTNGSAIQDHLFMYPSDWDIMNPSKPVAMALSLLRAASLKYDIWLLPIDMTAATSAGYQTTDTKLLRLGQIQFMQYDGVLYLQTPGLLLDSAKLDSMLLDRPLPLRHDKSRVESYDNEAWRSMPLRAERDAILPPVYLVTVNNIEHGHVEARGHIPNMALEGFGGIVTGTWGVRSGSDTEETPDGNPGYVVFERDHENRVKWKNNPLFGSWRAQQYEVCEGLDLDDVASNYDFDDDI
- a CDS encoding PRP38 family protein (COG:A;~EggNog:ENOG410PMVF;~InterPro:IPR005037;~PFAM:PF03371), with translation MASHRADASTLLDNRGYTGPLVRGLNPAMLFEKAVRDRITESYYWKEQCFGLNAATLCDRAIELSFIGGTYGVSEKASPFLCLAFKLLQVNPDRDIIMEYLNFSDPELESVGGDADTSAEERARNSVVKHRGDFKYLRALAAFYVRLTWEPVEIYKTLEPLLLDYRKLKRRVRDSFVLTYMDQFVDDLLTKDRMCGTSLWKLPSRQQLEDLDLLDERESPLVDELEKMDRSDDENGHKSDTRSDDD
- a CDS encoding heme-dependent oxidative N-demethylase family protein (COG:S;~EggNog:ENOG410PGUC;~InterPro:IPR021848;~PFAM:PF11927;~TransMembrane:1 (o12-32i)) yields the protein MDVLSTQDKPWWAGVALVALAALCLLISSTGIPTIHGIRNRRASTSHTPPRSISPEKKKPSQQKTPATPVDVLPPQRRHALASIGLPYKEVPEDEVRQRILPMIEDYRDCEEERYTPTGFSVADVKALGDFPDYAALSDVPLPEAYDKFDIERARPRPYRPFRWSYHQTMSLTKLEPNWWIEVENTYRKRIAQRKELFAKHGKSVLGSLPGSELACKELMEMVLQFLCARYPQYFSLVDKRIFKNKILGTEQDVRSKPPLDIIMDNVPEDFGIMLRDDKTGNYFLRAGVICSALGWNVGSKIGLQLHQIHDPIPDYKEKMKLSMDRFFTKMPVDKPIQRGSWGLEIGEPLYMPPGDPHEKLRTFQDPNLRLEDCHLRVDWQTLRRLPLSGAIIFNFKALFTPVTEFRDEPCIPALVAKIMKEGKENLLQYKATWHVEHVVLKKFEEWAREQEENSLAPKGWEVATLEDSPWFKNWQEKWHRQQGF
- a CDS encoding uncharacterized protein (COG:U;~EggNog:ENOG410QDU7;~InterPro:IPR002889;~SECRETED:SignalP(1-25);~TransMembrane:1 (n9-20c25/26o187-211i)), yielding MYHLFSVPLGAVLAWVTLWISAADSASDLTYCSTDSTGSGAANFSVYQSNGNCQTHCSGSAFAILQGKNCWCSDIAPNDDDNVQTSDCDDGCPGFPDDSCGSASKGLYAYVQMGSPSSTASASSTSSTDSSSTSDESSTSTSHSSVVETHGGQVTTVTVGDSGSTSAADTANDSKSDGGGSGVSSGAIAGIVIGVVGGIALIVAAIILFLVKRRRDRQDAGYQNDSIDGRQSKGSGMSFAGGKGVFADNHSHTLSNGSSSAPQRMPTFTDNRLNTGAVLYPNGRRASDVSLQDNEDYSRPVLRLTNPD